In Zingiber officinale cultivar Zhangliang chromosome 9B, Zo_v1.1, whole genome shotgun sequence, the genomic window TCAGATGCCAAAAAATTACGTGTggagagggagggagagagagaCACTATTTGTAAGGGCACACTAGATAAAATCTTATAAGCTTGCATACTCAAATGAAAATGAATACATGACTAGTTCACAAAGAAGGCATATAACCAACAAAACGTACATACAGGAATATACTCAGTCATTGCAACCATTGCTGTTAAGGTTATGATTCTGATCTAGATCATTCCTAGACGTTCCAAATGCTAAGTAGAACCTGTAAAAAAGgccagtccggtgcacgaagctcccactaATGCGGGGTGTCGgggaagggtctattgtacgtagccttatcctgctttgcaagaggttatttccGAGACTCGAACCCTGACCTCTAGGTCAGGgaacaacaactttaccattacgCCAAGGCTCCCAGAACATGACCATTCTTCAATAGGTGATGGAATATACTTCCATCCATCTAAGTGTTCTAAAAACTCAACCACCATTGAAAGTAAATATAAGTTATTGTCATACCATctcataaaattaataattatatgATAATACATTTTAACTTAAATGTctactaattttcaaaaattatatctGTTAAAGGATCTTAGCATCCGATGCTTCGATCTTAAGTATCAGTTACCTAGGTAGAACCTTAATCCTGAAATCCATTTTTACAACTGTACCTTAAAAATGGCAAAATAGATTTTGCATATTAAAAGACCATTTAGTGCAAAATTCAGTTCTGAGAAGTAAAGTTGTGAAAAACAAGCGAAGTGTATAGCGCCAATTAAAAGAATGCAACAAGAAATAACATGACTAACTACACAAGGCAGAACATATACAACTAATTTTCAACCAAGAGATTAGAATTTTATTTACTGGCAAGCAAGATTATAGATAGAGTGCAGTGACAGGAGCTCCACATAGAAGGCAAGGTTTTATGTGCTTAGTCCTCCACAGCCAAATGTGGCAGTTAAAAGATAGCTTAACAATGGCAAGTACTGCATAGGAATCCACTTCCATAATCAAAGTATAATATGTGTGTTCGAATGTGAATACTGTATGGTGCTTGACAAATCAGCCATATATTTTAGCAAATTTCTCAAGTGATATTTGGCATACATTGTTTGATGATTTTACAATGGTTCACTTTAAAAACACTAACTTTAACAAAAGAACATTTATAGAAATCAATTTTCATGAAATTTCCAGAAAAATTACATAACTATAAGACAATCATAAAGTAATGTGATAGAGAGCCTTGTATTTGAACTAAGCAACAAAAATACTGTTGAGAGTTAAACTAGTAGAAGATTTGTGATGCAATGTGAATTTTAAGAACTGAATAACCAGGATTTTTGCAGGCAGTAATAAGAGCCCCATTTTACACTTGTAGTTATTCATCAAGAACAATCATCAAAATGGTTTGTTTTCTAACCTAAAATACACAGCGCACAAAAGCCTAGCATAGAAAACTTAAGTTCAGATTACACACCCTAGTAAAATTACAAACTTCAGGCCTCATACAGCTAGAATGCAAAGTGTTGATAACATACCCCCAATCTATAAGATCCAAACGTGAAAATGACAGCATTTGCTTCTTCAACCATTTGATCAGAATAGCCCCTTTGATGCGTTAATTGTTTCACCCAATTTTTGACAATCTGacaatttcaaattaaaaaaaaagtacaATGCAGCAAATGAGATCAAGAAACGGCAAATAAAAGAATCTGAAACCTTATAAAGCTTAAATTCCAGATATTAACCGTAATTGTTGATGAATAGTAAACAAAATATTTAAGTATGAACCAAGATTAGCAAACAATAGGATTTATACTGTGTTACCTTGTGTGGAAATGCTCGAGGAAAGGTCAGGCTGTGAAAAGAATTCCTCAGCAGACCTTTCCCTCCATTTGATGAAAATGAAGGAAAGAAAAGGGCTATGCAATTCTTTCCCCAATTTTGCATAAAACAAGCAGACAAAATTCTATTCACATCTAATCAGTCAAATGTCAGCTAAATCTGACCCATAGAAAACACATGATACACAAAAAAATCAATTGTGTTGATCATTAatatatcaaatatcaaatttttacaattattttgagagagagagagagagagaaactcCCTTTCTTTCTTTACCTCCAAGGGAACAGTGTGAAAGAAAACTATCTACAGTTTTCCCCCAAGAAAATACAAACTAAGGAATCATTTCCCTACAAATATTTTACCCTACCCTACCTCATTTCCTTAGTTGTTTCCCTCCTAATGAAGAAGGAACCATGACCATATGGCATAAACCATACTAACAAAGATTCTAAACCCCAACAGTAGATGTGTCTTTCCAATACCTAAACAAAAGGACCCAAAACTCACCGCCTTCTAAGCAACTATGATTAACCTTATGTATCCATAATTCCAATATGCATTACATTGAATTGATAACCTGATCATGGTGTTTTATATAGACAATTCATCAAATCTAAAGGAAATTGCAAACTCTGAAAGCTGGTCTGGGTAAATTTACACAAAATTATTGGATGATAAGCGGGCAGATAGCAGTAAAGGGAGGACCAAATTGAAACCAGGAAACACCAACCCAGATTAATCAGGGTTGACACAAGCTTGCCTTGGTATTGTTCAAAGTCAACCAATTTGGCACGTGTCGCAATCTATTTACCATCTGATAGGAAAAGCATTAACAGTCAGCTCAATTGAACTCTCAGCAACTCAAATGCACTAGATCAAATTCGCTGCTAGTTTGACTGATTTAGGTTGCtactgaactgaactgaaatccATAGTGTGTCATCTCTAAGACTCTAACAATACCTGACAGAAAACCTGCACTGACCATGTGAAACCAGATTTGAACATTTCTTGGAATTTAGATACAACAAAAAGTGGGCCTATTCAGGCAAGAAGATAAGCCGCACACCAAGTCCAAGTCAAGTAAGctattcagaaaattttaaagagACAAAAAATAATGGGAAAACATTATCAAATAGAATTATTGGCCAATTTATCATTATCACCAAGTTCACATTTGTGAATAATTAAATAGTAAATACTAGAAAAATAGGGCAGATCCAACAGACAAATTCTCAGTACATTTTATATAATACTGCATTCCACATAGAAAGAAGTATCCAGAAAATATGAGCAACTAACAGATGAAACAAGCAGTTCCCTAATGAAATagattgaaaatatttattcACATGATAAATAGGCTAATCTTTcagaaaacaaattaaaaaacTACCTTATCCAGTTCTTCTAATACTTCCTCCCTCTTGGTAGATTCTTCCTTGCTCTCATAAAGTCCAGCATCAACCAAGAGCTTTTGGTAGACCAAAATAAACATTTGACAAATTAGGGTTGATAATTAGATGCAGCATGGGAGGGCTGAGGAGATCAATAATGTAGTCTGATAATGGAACAAAAAACAACAAGCATACCCTTTCAAGTTCAACAGTCCTCTTGAGATCAGCCTCAGTAGGTCCAGCAGTCGAGATTGGCTTTGTTATACCATACTGTATTGGGAAAGGTGGAGGTGCACTACCCATTTCTGAAGAACTACCCATGAACAAAATGAAAGAGATATTCACTAGACGAACGTTGGGTCTAGCGGGAGGAGGCCTTCCAGATGGTAATACTCAAGCAGCCCTAATTATCAGACAGCGATGAAACTAATCCTAAACGGCGCCTAGAAAAAAAAAGTAGGGAAAAAAAGGGATGTTCACTCTTTTAGAGAGATCACGGAGAAGCAGATGCTAACACAACACGGATAAAGCTAAAACCCTAAAGACACCCAACAAAGTGATTGTTCAAACAAAAACGTCATCAGAATAGATAAATTAAAGCCTTGATCCAACAGAGAGACAATACGAGTAAGACTTCCAGCAATCGATTACGAGCGCAATTCACCCGGAAGTGAGCTTCCAACCAGCATACAAGAGACCAAAGACCCCTTTCttcacctttttttttcttttttttctttacatcCTAAACTAGAACCTACAGAGTGGAAACGAAGAAAAGGCCTTTGAAAGGAAAGGGTCACTGACAGCCACGAAATCGGGATGCAAACGAAATTACCCTAGAAAAACAAACTCCAGACGACAAACACTAGAAAAAAACGAAATTTTCTTTCTTATCCCACAGAAACAATTAGACCGAATTGGGGACGGAACCACAGAAAAGAAAAGACAGGCCTAAACGGCAGATCAAACCCTAGAGTTTACTGAATCACGTCGACTCCTATGACCCGGTACGGCAGCGGCGAGGCGGTGAAACCTCAAATGCAGGCGTTGGGGCCTTCTCCTCGTCCAGAAGCAGAGGTGGAAAACGCAGCGGAGGCAAATCTAAGCGAGAGGGAGCGACACCATAGCGGCGGCCCACGATGATTGAAAAAACCAGATCTTAAAGGAAGTCGAAGGAGACAGGACAGGGATCGACCTCCACGCGGTGTCCCGTACCGGAAATTCAACGCGGTGTCGAGGTCGATCGCCGGAAAGCAAAGGGGGAAAAAAAGAGGAAGGCGTTGGTTGCGGCGTTGTTTCACGAAGACACGGAAATCAAGCCTTTTCTTCGTTAGATTTGGTGGCGGAAGGAAAGCACGAATAATGAATGAGGCCGTCGGATCTATCCTGATCGACGGCCCAGATACCCCTGGTGACGGCGAAATTATATAAACGATTAATATTAAATCGAAAGAACCcactttttttaattaatttgcaTCATATTAATAGAAAATGCTATTTCCATTTTTATTCGTCAAATAAGAATTTAAGAATTAACATTTTAGTAATTGTCCGGAATCTTTGCAACCGTTGGATCTGCCGTCAAATTAATAAGGCAATAAATAAAGTGAtgcaatatttaattaattagtgtcgattttttaaaaaaattatcttgatattttttttagttagtgCTAGATTTTCAATTTACGCTAATTAATTTTGAGTCCTACAATAATACCGTcaatttatccattaatttaaataatttatttaaattaagatTTGAGCATATATTTGAGAAATTAAGAATGCACTCTATCGTAGTACCATTGCCCAATTGCCCGGGCAGAGTGCAGATGTTTTAAACTATAACAACTGATATTTATTTGGTTTCCATTTATGTAATCCAAAGAGATTTTCCACCTTTGGAATGTTTCCAAATGATATTAAATTTAACACATTATTTAGAGTTTGATGTCAAATTAAACATTCCATTAGTTAATTTTACGTATGTATAAATAATATGTTATGCGCACTGtaacataatttttataaataattattatcTTGATCATGGAAAGCCAACGAGGGTTTCCACCTTTTCCATGTGAAAGTCATGATCCATTCACACTTGTTACGTGAAAGATTCATCAAAGCCATAGGGATATTGGAGTTGTTATACTATTGGAATTATCTACACGACTACACTATTGTACTATGCCTCCTTTGTTTTTGTAATTTTGTAAacaaaaggttgattttaaaaaatatttctattttaataattaaactcTCACaagaattaaattataaattataaaatttataattattttgaaTCAGGATTGATTGCATAGCATAAACCGATAAGGCGATCCCTTGTATCACTAGCTCAGGTGATGTTACAAGCAATACAACTGACTAGGACAGCCAGATTGGAAAAGAACAGTTCACTCATTCCACTTCTGCATTCATACAactgtcaaaaaaaaaaacaaaaaaaaaagaagaagatgaactaCCCAATAATCTGGAATTAAAGGTAGCATTATAATTCTACCAGTGGAGAGTGCCTTTCAATTACCCAGTTCATCATACCTGTGTCTCAGCCTTCTGTCACTCCCAGTCCCCACATGTGCATCAGTTGCAGGCTTTGAGCATCAAATTACTATGATATTTTGCTATGCTTCTTCATTAGAGTACATAAAGATGACAGCAAATTCTCCTCGATGCAGGATCATctgcaaaagaaaaaagaaaaatgaaaaatgaaaacagAGATCAGGCATAAACAATGGAGAATATTCTCCATAGCATTGGTTAGAAGGGGTATGGCTAGGAGTTCTCAAGCAGACACAGAGTTCCTTCTATAATTTTGTGTATAAGAAGAGCTAGAGGTATGACTGTCCATTCAACTTTTTTAAAGTATTCAACTGGCTTTGTTAATCTTTTCAGTGGGAGGAGCATCCAAGGAAAATTAGCAAGGGCAAGCTCCATCATTCAGAGGGATAAATGTTTACATGGAGTGGGAGTAAAGTAAAAGGACAGCATAAAGAGCACAGGAAAGAACGAATACTACAGTAAAAATCTAAAGCATATTTGAGCCAATGAAGTGCAACATCTCCTTTTAAGGCATAAAGGAGAGAGCTCATGCCTCCACGAGTATAACAATCATGGCACCCAATAAACACAAACAAAAGGCTTTGTTGAGTACAAAAGAGACTCACAATTATAGGCAAAACAAGTGGGGACgaccaataaaaaaaaaaatgcttggaCTAATGTTGTGACACAATTCAAACTGGTTAGATGGTTAGTGACAAAGTAGGAAGTATAATGGCTCCAAACTGAGTTTAACTAACAATACAAAAGGAATGCATGATTGAGGTTGGAAGTGTCCAAAGCGCTCTGCCAAAGATAGTGATCTCATGCTCATTTGGCTCTTCAAGGAAGAAAAGTACAAATGAGTTGGATATTAGCAACTCCATTAGTATACAACAAAAAAAAGTGGTCCTGGATTAAGAAAGGTACATGATAGATATTCATATGGTAAGCACAAATTCTTACTGAAATTTAAGCAGACAGAATAGTAGACAGGGTAACTCTAAACTTCAATAGCTAGCCATCAACTTCGTCTCCTTTGCCAACCTTAAATTTCAAGGTGTATTCTAGATCATTGCACCAACTAACTATCAAACACTTTCTAATAGCAGGGTGCTTCAGATGAACAAATATGGAGAGAAATGGCACAAAATTAAGAGGGAAAGAACCTTACACAGGCCAACAGTAGGCTCAATGCAGTCCAAGCATGCTCCTTGTCATGTAGTGGGAAGGTATTTGCCTCCCCCCGTTAGTAGAAACTCCATTCCTCCGGCTATTTCGCATTGGTGGCAAGTAAAACCTGAGCATACCATTGTCGAGACGGTTGGGGGAGTACCTAGCACTTCTGTTCCTTTCCAAAACAAAGTCATCTCTTCTATTCTTATAATAATGGCTGCCAAATTTTGAGCTGTTCTTCTTCGTGCCCCCATATCCAGCATTGCCACTGAAAGAATGCCTAGAGCTTATGCTGCTGTTACTACGCAGCATCCTATTATTGAAGCTACTGGACCTCAACTCTGGCCAGGACTCCGACAAAGATCTCTCGACTATATTGGCTTCTCCTCTGCTACTGCTTCTTCGCTGAATGAGCCCCCAAATGTTCCATGCTTTGCTCCACCTCCGAGATTTCTTGGCAGAAGCACCTCTTTGATCCTTGAAGGCTGATTCGAAGCTTCCCAGGTAGTCATCCCTGAGAGAATTTGAGCTCCAATCTTTGACATCCCGGTCAAGCAACGTAGTGGGGTTACACTGGAAGAAATCCATGCCACCAGCAGGGGATAACTTCCCATTAGGGACAGGTTTGGACTCAGTAGGCTCGACAGGCTGCTCCCGGAtagaggctgatcggtccaggctatGCCGTCGCCGGCTGGACGAATCCAAGTAGTAGTCCCGAGTCTGCAACGAACCACCGGGAACGGTTGTGTCCTCCTCGACGGGGATCAGATAGTCCGATCGCGGCACAGCTTGAGTGGGGGCGTCCTCGACGACTGAGAGAATGGGAGGGAGACGAGGGAACACTGATCGCCCTCCGATGAGGTAACCGTCCCAGGATGCCCTCGGCTCGTCCCAGGAGAACCTCGGGTCCTCGAAGGACATGCGGCCGGCATCCAGCGAGAATCGAGGGTCAGTGTCGCATGATCTCCTGCCGGAGGCATCCACAGCGACCTCCGACTGCGTGTCCCGGAACCTCCGGGACGCAGTGGGCGCCTTCTCCGCCCGCATTGTGCCATCGCCGCCTTGCTTCTTCAGCTTCTGCTTTCTGCGCCACTTCTGGAGCTTTTTGCTGAACACGGAGGCAGCGAGCCAGAAGCTGCTCGCGATCTCCTTGAAATCCTTGGCCGGCAGTTTCTTCGCCTGATGCTGCTGCTGCTGGGAGTCGAGATCTATATGGTCCTTCATTGGCTTCACCTCAGTCGTTCTCTCTTCTATTTCCGCCTCctcttttctttcctcatttATCTCCCCCGAGCTTTCGACCACCAGGACCACGGGATCGACTGGCGTGATCTCATCATCATTCTCATTTTCCTCTTCTCGTGTTTCAGAGAAAGGAGGGGCAACGCAGGGACCAGGAATCCCTAGGTTTCGGCACTCGACCTCACTAGCTATCACACCACTGGCGACAGCAACGACGGAGACCGGGTGTGAAACGGAGGAGGGAGCAACAGAAGTGTTCTCGGCTACCCGTTGGTGGTCGTCCTGGTTAAACAACGACCACAATGTGCTACGGCCACGAACGTCGCAGGACCTCCGCTGCGGCTCAAAGGCCACCGCAGGCGGCCGCTGGATCGATAACCCTTCACCTCCTCCCCCACGAGCGAAGGAGAAAAACTTGGAGCGGCGAAGGAAGGAGGGCCCGGCGGCTGGCGCGGCGCTGGAGGAGACCTTCTGGAAGACGGATCGGAGAGCGGAGGTGGACTTGCGGCCCGAGGAGGCGGCAGGGGCCTCCAGGCCGGAGAGGCGCTCGCGCAGACAGGAAGCGCAGAAGCCGGTGACAGTCTCACCCGGGTGAAGGTCGCAGGTGGAGGACGGCAGGCGGCGCTGTGGCTGCAGCAACTGGTGGTGGTGGAGCACTTCCCTCTCGATCTCGGCCGTCATAGGAGCCTCGCGTCCCCGTCCCCGCCCCTACACTCAATGAACCGAGGCTTCTCGGCTGCTTCCTTCTTGCGGCGTTGGCCAAAGCTGACCCAGTACTGTCGCTACAGCACCCACCAGTCGCCTCCTCGCCAATGGAGCAAGCCGTGCCGTTGCAATGACAGAAGCAGGAGAGCACAAGCGAGTCGCAGAGAAGGATTTGGTGGTTTGATGAAGGAGACGACAGTAAAAGCAGACACAAAAGCAACAAAAATTGGATTACAAAGGAGAAAAAGTAAAAGCGATCAGGCTCCCTCCTACCACTTTATCCcctctctttccttttctttctcattTTCCATGCATTTCTTTCGATACAATTTCAcctttatttaataaatttttctaagaaaggCACATTACAATTCAGAATTTACTCGGAGGTACACAAAGTTCCAGAAATTCCTCAATCTTCATACGGGTGCATTCTAGAGTCTAGATACCTATTCGTTTCTAGATACATAAAATATCCTTAATATTATAAACTAATGCGGGGTAAATAAGAGTCTTCTTGACAACGGTAAGTTTCTTAGGCTCAATCACTTAGCTTGGTCATCCGAATCGGCCAGGCTAATTCTTTCGACTCAATCACTTAGCTCAATCATAACAGTTTCTTCAACTCAATCACTCAATTTAGTTACTCAGCTCGGACAGGTCAACTCATCTTGCAAGACTCAACCTTACCAACTCTTCCTCCTCCGCTTGATCATGTCGACCATCAGCAACACCGAGCCATACCAAAAGAATAGCCCACGTGAAAGTGGAGGTCAACGGAACATGAGATCACATGACCCATATGAGATAACATGATTAGTATGGCATGATATGACAAGACCCACAGATCAGGGTAATGTGACACCTTCTATACTTATACGAAACGTCTCATTGATAAGGGTACAAAAAAACGTGGGTCTCATCCCTCTTGCAATGGAATATATAAAAGGTAATTCATCTTGACTAATGATGCTTATCAGTAATTATCCTTTTCAGGATTCAATCTCTATCGACTCAGACATAGTCACGGTTAAACTATTCTCTCTCCGATTTCACGGGCATTCAGGAATCATGAGATTGAGTCTTCTTGCACGGATCGACTTATTATTCTCTCTCTCTGACTCCACGAATATTCAGGAGTCTTGAGATTGAGTCTACTATTCTCTCTCGACTCAAATATAATTACGGATCGAGTTATTATTCTCTTTCGATCCAAACATAATCACAGATCAACTTATTATTCCCTTTTGACTTGAACATAATCGAGGATCAAGAATTTGTTCTCCCTATCTAGACGATCATTGGCATTTCATCTCCTCCGCCCCAAGTAAAGTCGTCATGTCAAAGTCTAATATGCTCATCTCATTTCTACCAGTCATATTTCCATTAATAGTGGAAGACTTCCCTGATCTTCGGTGCCAACAGTCTAGTCAATCGGACTTCCGCCTCCTTCAACTATACTTGAGGGGATACTTGTGATACGAAGGTAAATAAGGGTCCATATGGCGAGTCATTAACTTGGTCAATATAGACTCCATAGACACGTCAACTGCCAAGCAAACTCGACTAGCCGAGTCGTTGACCTCTCCCAAGAAGCCTTCCCAACGAATGTTGGTTCTTTCAACTCAATCATTCGGCTCAGTCACTCAGATTAGCGAGGTCAGTCCCTTCAACTCAACCACTCGGCTCAGTCATGTCAATTCCTTCAACTCAATCACTCGGTTTAGTCACTCAGCTCGACCAGGCCAACTCGTCTCGCCAGACTTAGCCTTGCTGACTCTTCCTTCTGTGAAGACCCGATTTTGGACATGATGATGGACA contains:
- the LOC122024930 gene encoding protein OCTOPUS-like, whose protein sequence is MTAEIEREVLHHHQLLQPQRRLPSSTCDLHPGETVTGFCASCLRERLSGLEAPAASSGRKSTSALRSVFQKVSSSAAPAAGPSFLRRSKFFSFARGGGGEGLSIQRPPAVAFEPQRRSCDVRGRSTLWSLFNQDDHQRVAENTSVAPSSVSHPVSVVAVASGVIASEVECRNLGIPGPCVAPPFSETREEENENDDEITPVDPVVLVVESSGEINEERKEEAEIEERTTEVKPMKDHIDLDSQQQQHQAKKLPAKDFKEIASSFWLAASVFSKKLQKWRRKQKLKKQGGDGTMRAEKAPTASRRFRDTQSEVAVDASGRRSCDTDPRFSLDAGRMSFEDPRFSWDEPRASWDGYLIGGRSVFPRLPPILSVVEDAPTQAVPRSDYLIPVEEDTTVPGGSLQTRDYYLDSSSRRRHSLDRSASIREQPVEPTESKPVPNGKLSPAGGMDFFQCNPTTLLDRDVKDWSSNSLRDDYLGSFESAFKDQRGASAKKSRRWSKAWNIWGLIQRRSSSRGEANIVERSLSESWPELRSSSFNNRMLRSNSSISSRHSFSGNAGYGGTKKNSSKFGSHYYKNRRDDFVLERNRSARYSPNRLDNGMLRFYLPPMRNSRRNGVSTNGGRQIPSHYMTRSMLGLH